In Suricata suricatta isolate VVHF042 chromosome 14, meerkat_22Aug2017_6uvM2_HiC, whole genome shotgun sequence, one DNA window encodes the following:
- the DSEL gene encoding dermatan-sulfate epimerase-like protein, with amino-acid sequence MALMFTGHFLFLALVMFAFSTFEESVSNYSDWAVFTDAIDQFKTQKVQDFRPNQKLKKSMLHPSLYFDAGEIQAMRQKSRTSHLHLFRAIRSAVTVMLSNPTYYLPPPKHADFAAKWNEIYGNNLPPLALYCLLCPEDRVPFEFALEYMDRMVGYRDWLVENAPGDEVPVGHSLTGFATAFDFLYNLLDDHRRQKYLEKIWAVTEEMYEYSKVRSWGKQLLHNHQATNMVALLTGALVTGVDKGSKANIWKQVVVDVMEKTMFLLNHIVDGSLDEGVAYGSYTAKSVTQYVFLAQRHFSINNLDNNWLKMHFWFYYATLLPGFQRTVGIADSNYNWFYGPESQLVFLDTFILKNGAGNWLAQQIRRHRPKDGPMVPSTAQRWSTLHTEYIWYDPELIPQPPADYGTAKMHTFPNWGVVTYGAGLPSTQANTFVSFKSGKLGGRAVYDIVHFQPYSWIDGWRSFNPGHEHPDQNSFTFAPNGQVFVSEALYGPKLSHLNNVLVFAPSPTSQCNKPWEGQLGECAQWLRWTGEEVGDAAGEIITASQHGEMLFVSGEAVSAYSSAMRLKSVYRALLLLNSQTLLVVDHIERQDNSPIKSVSAFFHNLDIDFKYIPYRFMNRYNGAMMDVWDAHYRMFWFDHRGNSPVASIQEAEQAAEFKKRWTQFVNVTFQMESTVTRIAYVFYGPYVNVSSCRFTDNSNSGLQISLDVNNTEHVVSIVTDYHNLKTRFDYLGFGGFANVADQGQITRFGLGTQARAKPIKQERVLFPFGFKFNIAIGLILCISLVILTFQWRFYLSFRKLMGWILILVIVLWFIELLDVWSTCTQPICAKWARMEAEASPKPLSSEGHQADLPDVVITSLPGSGAEILKQLFFNSSDFLYIRVPTTYIDIPETELEIDSFVDACEWKASDIHSVRFRLLRGWLQSLVQDTKLHLQNIHLHEPSRGKLAQYFTANKDKRRKLKRRESLPEQKSRMKGTFDRDAEYIRALRRHLVYYPSARPVLSLSSGSWTIKLHFFQEVLGVSMRALYIVRDPRAWIYSMLYSSKPSLYSLKNVPEHLAKLFKIEGGKGKCNLNSGYAFEYESLREELSNSKSSAVSLLSHLWLANTAAALRINTDLLPTTYQLIKFEDIVHFPQKTTERIFAFLGIPLSPASLNQILFATSTNLFYLPYEGEISPTNVNAWKQNLPRDEIKLIESICWTLMKRLGYPKFMD; translated from the coding sequence ATGGCGTTAATGTTCACAggacatttcttatttttagcaTTAGTGATGTTTGCTTTCTCTACTTTTGAGGAATCTGTGAGCAATTACTCTGACTGGGCAGTCTTCACAGACGCTATAGATCAGTTTAAAACACAGAAAGTGCAAGATTTCAGACCCAATCAAAAGCTGAAGAAAAGTATGCTCCATCCAAGTTTATATTTTGATGCTGGAGAAATCCAGGCAATGAGACAGAAGTCTCGTACAAGCCATTTGCATCTCTTTAGAGCTATCCGAAGTGCAGTAACAGTCATGCTGTCCAACCCCACATACTACCTACCTCCACCCAAGCATGCCGATTTCGCTGCCAAGTGGAATGAAATTTATGGTAACAATCTGCCTCCTTTAGCATTGTACTGTTTGTTATGCCCGGAAGACAGAGTTCCCTTTGAGTTTGCCTTGGAGTATATGGACAGGATGGTTGGCTACCGAGACTGGCTGGTGGAGAATGCGCCAGGGGATGAGGTCCCAGTGGGCCATTCCTTAACTGGTTTTGCCACTGCCTTTGACTTTTTATATAACTTACTAGATGATCACCGAAGACAAAAATACCTGGAAAAAATATGGGCTGTTACTGAGGAAATGTATGAGTATTCCAAGGTCCGTTCATGGGGCAAACAACTTCTCCATAATCACCAAGCTACCAACATGGTAGCCTTACTCACTGGGGCTTTGGTGACTGGGGTAGATAAAGGGTCTAAAGCAAATATATGGAAACAGGTTGTCGTCGATGTGATGGAAAAGACGATGTTTCTTTTGAATCATATTGTAGATGGTTCTTTGGATGAAGGTGTGGCCTATGGAAGCTACACGGCTAAGTCAGTCACGCAGTATGTTTTTCTCGCCCAGCGCCATTTCAGTATCAACAACTTGGATAATAACTGGTTAAAAATGCACTTTTGGTTCTATTATGCCACCCTTTTACCAGGCTTCCAAAGAACTGTGGGGATAGCGGATTCCAATTATAATTGGTTTTATGGTCCAGAGAGCCAGTTAGTTTTTTTGGATACGTTTATCTTAAAGAATGGAGCTGGAAATTGGTTAGCTCAGCAAATTAGAAGGCACCGACCTAAAGATGGCCCAATGGTCCCCTCCACTGCCCAGAGGTGGAGTACTCTTCACACTGAATACATCTGGTATGATCCCGAGCTCATCCCGCAGCCTCCTGCCGACTATGGCACTGCAAAAATGCACACATTCCCTAACTGGGGAGTTGTGACTTATGGGGCTGGGTTGCCAAGTACACAGGCCAATACCTTTGTGTCTTTTAAATCTGGGAAGCTGGGGGGCCGAGCTGTGTATGACATAGTTCACTTTCAGCCATACTCCTGGATTGATGGGTGGAGAAGCTTTAACCCAGGACATGAACATCCAGATCAGAACTCATTTACTTTTGCCCCAAATGGACAAGTATTTGTCTCGGAAGCTCTCTACGGGCCCAAGCTGAGCCACCTCAACAATGTGCTGGTATTTGCTCCATCACCCACAAGCCAGTGTAACAAGCCCTGGGAAGGTCAGCTGGGAGAATGTGCCCAGTGGCTCAGGTGGACCGGGGAAGAGGTTGGTGATGCAGCGGGAGAAATCATTACTGCCTCTCAGCATGGAGAAATGCTGTTCGTGAGTGGGGAAGCAGTATCTGCTTACTCGTCAGCAATGAGGCTGAAAAGCGTGTATCGTGCTCTGCTTCTCTTAAATTCTCAAACTTTGCTCGTTGTTGATCACATCGAGAGGCAAGACAATTCCCCAATAAAATCTGTCAGTGCCTTCTTTCATAATCTGGACATTGATTTTAAGTACATCCCCTATAGGTTTATGAACAGGTATAATGGCGCCATGATGGACGTGTGGGATGCACACTACAGAATGTTCTGGTTTGACCATCGTGGCAATAGTCCCGTTGCTAGTATACAAGAGGCAGAGCAAGCTGCCGAATTTAAGAAACGGTGGACTCAGTTTGTTAATGTCACGTTTCAGATGGAATCCACGGTCACAAGAATCGCCTATGTCTTTTATGGGCCATATGTCAATGTTTCCAGCTGCAGATTTACTGATAATTCCAATTCTGGACTTCAGATCTCTCTCGATGTCAATAATACGGAACATGTGGTGTCCATTGTAACTGACTACCACAACCTGAAGACCAGATTCGATTACCTGGGTTTTGGTGGCTTTGCCAATGTGGCTGATCAGGGCCAAATCACACGATTTGGTTTGGGCACTCAAGCAAGAGCAAAGCCCATAAAACAAGAAAGGGTTCTTTTCCcctttggatttaaatttaatatagcAATTGGGTTGATTTTGTGCATTAGCTTGGTGATTTTAACCTTTCAGTGGCGGTTTTACCTTTCGTTTAGAAAGCTAATGGGTTGGATCCTAATCCTCGTTATTGTCTTGTGGTTTATTGAGCTGCTGGATGTATGGAGCACTTGCACACAGCCCATCTGTGCAAAATGGGCAAGGATGGAGGCCGAGGCAAGCCCGAAGCCCTTGTCTTCAGAAGGGCACCAGGCAGATCTTCCCGATGTCGTCATTACCTCACTTCCTGGTTCAGGAGCTGAAATTCTCAAACAACTTTTTTTCAACAGCAGTGATTTTCTCTACATCAGAGTCCCTACAACTTACATTGATATTCCTGAAACTGAATTGGAAATTGACTCATTTGTAGATGCCTGTGAATGGAAGGCATCGGATATCCACAGTGTGCGTTTCCGTTTACTCCGAGGCTGGCTGCAGTCCTTAGTTCAAGACACAAAACTACATTTGCAGAACATCCATCTACATGAGCCCAGTCGGGGCAAACTGGCCCAATATTTTACAGCAAATaaggacaaaagaagaaaactgaaaaggagaGAGTCTCTGCCAGAACAAAAAAGTAGAATGAAAGGCACCTTTGATAGGGATGCTGAATATATTAGGGCTTTAAGGAGACACCTGGTCTATTACCCAAGTGCACGTCCCGTGCTCAGCTTAAGCAGTGGGAGCTGGACAATAAAGCTTCATTTTTTCCAAGAAGTCCTAGGAGTTTCTATGAGGGCATTGTACATAGTAAGGGACCCTCGGGCCTGGATTTATTCAATGCTGTACAGTAGTAAACCAAGTCTCTACTCTTTGAAGAATGTACCAGAGCACTTAGCTAAATTGTTTAAAatagagggagggaaaggcaaaTGTAACTTAAATTCAGGCTACGCTTTTGAATATGAATCGTTGAGGGAAGAATTATCAAACTCCAAGTCCAGTGCAGTCTCCCTGTTGTCTCATCTGTGGCTGGCCAACACAGCAGCAGCCCTGAGAATAAATACAGACTTGCTGCCTACGACCTACCAGCTGATCAAGTTTGAAGATATTGTGCATTTTCCTCAGAAAACCACGGAGAGGATTTTTGCCTTTCTTGGAATACCTTTGTCTCCTGCTAGTTTAAACCAAATATTGTTCGCCACCTCCACAAACCTTTTCTATCTTCCCTATGAAGGAGAAATATCACCAACTAATGTTAATGCTTGGAAACAGAACTTGCCTAGAGATGAAATTAAATTGATTGAAAGCATCTGCTGGACACTGATGAAGCGTCTAGGATATCCAAAGTTTATGGACTAA